Proteins co-encoded in one Acidithiobacillus caldus ATCC 51756 genomic window:
- a CDS encoding DUF2326 domain-containing protein, whose amino-acid sequence MRLICLSCDRPSFKPLVFRPSGLSVLVGDAQQEQGSSNGVGKTLALRLVHHCLGAHPRQELKHGVGDWRFALEFEIGAQKHRIERNGDGSDITIDGESLSVRLVRDWLNCHGPFVLPQRGGLTFRSLYRRFARVERQDLLDPVALGHEEKHQGLVHTLYLLGLDIDLALGKIARRERLLQLDANLKLLAQADSRLRDLLRTGMATQAQIAELKRNIDEWQRRLDAMQVADDYEQVRQDAQRFTEALRQHEAQLARIDFQLKGIERALDRRPDITREALLSFYRGLEHVFKPEMLAHFEAVESFHRSLAEQRQRRLERDRIALTQQRQRIEQERREAARQRDEALAYLGRHHAMDDYVAVAQRLAQMRADVERLCRYEDAKSAWERERIEIQEQDAEDSRRASDYLATRPIDWADRRYREMIHTLYPNEPCGITLENNLNPNNKLRYNLAVQVQSQNSDGINAVRVMAFDWLIYRYGAHHTMRHLWHDNGLFDPVDPHQRAAWLSLTMRELQASDMQYIVSINTENFASTREMLSPQEAQALDEAVIVRLLGDADEHKLLGVRFGVGSRTA is encoded by the coding sequence ATGAGGCTCATCTGCCTCAGCTGCGACCGGCCAAGCTTCAAGCCTCTGGTGTTTCGACCCAGCGGCCTGTCCGTGCTGGTGGGCGACGCGCAGCAAGAGCAGGGCAGTTCCAATGGCGTGGGCAAGACACTAGCGCTGCGCCTGGTGCACCACTGCCTAGGGGCGCACCCTCGTCAAGAGCTGAAACATGGCGTTGGCGACTGGCGCTTTGCACTGGAGTTCGAGATCGGTGCTCAGAAACACCGCATTGAACGCAATGGCGATGGGTCCGACATCACCATTGACGGCGAGTCGCTGAGCGTGCGTTTGGTGCGCGACTGGCTCAACTGCCACGGTCCGTTCGTGCTGCCGCAACGGGGCGGCTTGACCTTCCGCAGCCTCTATCGGCGTTTTGCGCGCGTGGAGCGTCAGGATTTACTCGACCCCGTGGCGCTCGGGCATGAGGAGAAACATCAGGGCCTCGTGCATACCCTCTACTTGCTTGGGCTCGACATCGATCTGGCGCTGGGCAAGATCGCGCGCCGCGAGCGCCTGTTGCAGCTCGACGCCAACCTGAAGCTGCTTGCCCAGGCCGACAGCCGCCTGCGTGACCTGCTGCGCACTGGCATGGCGACGCAGGCGCAAATTGCCGAACTGAAAAGAAATATCGATGAGTGGCAGCGCCGACTGGATGCCATGCAGGTCGCCGACGACTACGAGCAGGTGCGCCAGGATGCCCAGCGATTCACCGAAGCACTGCGCCAGCACGAAGCGCAGCTTGCGCGCATCGATTTTCAGCTCAAGGGCATCGAGCGGGCGCTCGACAGAAGGCCAGACATCACCCGTGAAGCCTTGCTGAGCTTTTACCGGGGCCTTGAGCACGTGTTCAAGCCCGAGATGCTGGCGCACTTCGAGGCAGTCGAGTCGTTTCACCGCTCGCTAGCCGAACAGCGCCAGCGGCGGCTCGAACGCGACCGCATCGCGCTCACCCAACAGCGCCAGCGCATCGAGCAGGAACGCCGCGAAGCCGCACGCCAACGCGACGAGGCGCTTGCCTATCTGGGTAGGCACCACGCCATGGACGATTATGTTGCAGTGGCGCAGCGCTTGGCGCAGATGCGCGCAGATGTCGAGCGGCTGTGCCGCTACGAGGACGCCAAGTCTGCTTGGGAGAGAGAACGCATCGAGATCCAGGAACAGGATGCCGAGGACAGCCGCCGCGCCAGCGACTACTTGGCCACACGCCCCATTGACTGGGCCGACCGACGCTATCGTGAGATGATCCACACCCTCTACCCGAATGAGCCCTGCGGCATCACGCTGGAAAACAACCTAAACCCGAACAATAAGTTGCGCTACAACCTGGCGGTGCAGGTGCAAAGTCAGAACTCCGACGGCATCAACGCAGTGCGCGTCATGGCGTTCGACTGGCTCATCTACCGCTACGGCGCACACCACACCATGCGCCACCTGTGGCACGACAACGGCCTGTTCGACCCCGTGGATCCACACCAGCGCGCTGCCTGGCTTAGCCTCACGATGCGCGAACTGCAAGCCTCGGACATGCAGTACATCGTCTCGATCAACACAGAAAACTTCGCCTCCACGCGCGAGATGCTCTCGCCGCAGGAGGCGCAGGCGCTGGATGAGGCTGTGATCGTGCGTCTCTTGGGTGATGCCGACGAGCACAAGCTGCTGGGGGTACGCTTCGGCGTGGGAAGCCGGACCGCATGA
- a CDS encoding ABC-three component system protein: MWTRDDYWLAIHFKLQLYEAMGEAFQRLVADVLMAHYQDFVPVRPSGSVGDHGNDGYVRSLGVFFQVYGPANVQEREAARKAHADFAKLRRHYPDLKSYRFVLNDRFRGIPASVLDELNAMQRETGIDCQAIGAGHLLGLFRGLAAEARTLIVQGVPGDLPDWIDPRAVAEVLEHLARYDAGWGDISKRLAPDFDEKIRFNGLDGFAADRLRSLSYQVGSVDAFFQVRDPALAQAVAQELRVLYAKSQQSIAEVDEDAAALRYVWMIKRIIPPDARKRPIVLKAYREAAETVLAKYFETCDVYDTPGTSGRTA; the protein is encoded by the coding sequence ATGTGGACGCGCGACGACTACTGGCTGGCTATACACTTCAAGCTGCAACTTTATGAAGCCATGGGCGAGGCGTTCCAGCGTTTGGTGGCCGATGTGCTGATGGCACACTACCAGGATTTCGTGCCGGTTCGCCCGTCTGGATCAGTGGGCGATCACGGCAATGATGGCTATGTGCGCAGCCTTGGCGTTTTTTTTCAAGTCTATGGGCCGGCTAACGTCCAGGAGCGGGAAGCAGCGCGCAAGGCACACGCGGATTTTGCCAAGTTGCGACGGCATTACCCTGACTTGAAGTCCTACCGCTTCGTGCTCAACGACCGCTTCCGGGGGATCCCCGCGAGCGTATTGGATGAGCTGAACGCTATGCAACGCGAAACCGGCATCGATTGCCAGGCCATAGGCGCTGGCCATCTCCTCGGTCTGTTTCGCGGGCTTGCGGCCGAGGCGCGTACGCTGATCGTACAGGGTGTGCCAGGGGATCTGCCCGACTGGATCGACCCCCGCGCCGTGGCTGAGGTGCTCGAACATCTCGCGCGCTACGATGCAGGCTGGGGTGACATCTCCAAGCGCCTCGCGCCGGACTTTGACGAAAAAATCCGCTTCAACGGCCTCGATGGTTTCGCCGCCGACAGGCTGCGCAGCCTGTCCTATCAGGTCGGCAGCGTCGATGCCTTCTTCCAGGTGCGCGACCCGGCACTTGCGCAGGCGGTAGCGCAAGAGCTGCGCGTGCTGTACGCCAAAAGCCAGCAAAGCATTGCGGAAGTTGACGAAGACGCCGCAGCGCTGCGCTATGTCTGGATGATCAAGCGCATCATTCCGCCTGACGCGCGGAAGCGCCCGATCGTGCTCAAGGCTTACCGCGAGGCCGCCGAAACGGTGCTGGCCAAGTATTTTGAAACCTGCGACGTCTATGACACACCTGGAACTAGCGGTCGCACCGCATGA
- a CDS encoding ABC-three component system middle component 6 yields the protein MTHLELAVAPHEHIRFADSLVGLAGYVRTLLADAPRTLDELLAQLERPDSLLPSRPDMGELALAVTLLYAIGAARLTDGDRVELVA from the coding sequence ATGACACACCTGGAACTAGCGGTCGCACCGCATGAGCACATCCGCTTTGCCGACAGCCTGGTCGGGCTAGCGGGGTATGTTCGCACGCTGCTTGCCGATGCGCCACGCACACTCGACGAGCTGCTGGCGCAGCTTGAGCGGCCGGACAGCCTTTTGCCCTCGCGGCCCGACATGGGCGAACTTGCTCTGGCGGTGACGCTACTCTACGCCATCGGGGCAGCCCGCCTGACGGACGGTGACCGTGTGGAGCTTGTGGCATGA
- a CDS encoding restriction endonuclease subunit S, translated as MRVNGALGDWQSITIKFSGEVLPRERAEAFKGSMFAAYPGDLVFSKIDARNGAVGLIPSSIPKAVVTSEYPVFTPRADKLRPAYLHHLLRADHFKGELQRKASGTSGRKRVTPEGFLSLEIPVPSLAEQDVLITAYADALTRAEQLEREAEAIERAGWLAFETALGVAPPPPLPDRPVFVARFKDVELWSHEGMLRATVGDQGVRVATCPIVELGTVAAVSYGLQKSPTNRPGTHARPYLRVANVQRGRLILDKIKTINVPDADMASLRLEVGDILFVEGNGSRAELGRVALWNGEITDCVHQNHIIKARPQQSLLLPEFAMAWFNSEAGRDHFFKSGKTTSGLGTINSSVIRTAPIPLPSIAVQKALISELSAADTSAQAKRSEAATLRQSAWAAFESALFVPAEPS; from the coding sequence GTGCGTGTCAATGGTGCGCTCGGCGACTGGCAGTCCATCACCATCAAGTTCTCGGGCGAGGTGCTGCCGCGCGAGCGTGCCGAGGCCTTCAAGGGGTCGATGTTCGCTGCTTATCCTGGAGACCTCGTGTTCTCGAAAATCGATGCGCGCAATGGTGCGGTCGGGCTAATTCCATCGAGCATCCCCAAGGCGGTGGTCACTAGCGAATATCCGGTCTTTACACCGAGGGCAGATAAGCTGCGCCCCGCATACCTGCACCATTTGCTGCGGGCGGATCACTTCAAGGGCGAGCTGCAGCGCAAAGCATCCGGCACCAGTGGCCGCAAGCGCGTCACGCCGGAAGGTTTCCTGAGTCTCGAAATTCCCGTCCCTTCGCTGGCAGAACAGGATGTGCTGATTACCGCCTACGCTGACGCACTGACCCGCGCCGAGCAACTGGAACGGGAGGCCGAAGCCATCGAGCGCGCTGGCTGGCTGGCCTTCGAGACCGCTTTGGGCGTGGCTCCGCCACCGCCCTTGCCGGATCGTCCGGTATTCGTGGCGCGGTTCAAGGACGTGGAGCTATGGAGCCACGAGGGCATGTTGCGCGCTACTGTGGGCGATCAAGGGGTACGTGTTGCGACGTGCCCCATTGTCGAACTCGGAACCGTCGCAGCCGTCAGCTATGGTCTTCAGAAGTCGCCAACAAATCGTCCGGGGACGCACGCGCGCCCCTACCTGCGCGTGGCGAACGTGCAGCGCGGACGCTTGATCCTGGACAAGATAAAGACGATCAATGTCCCCGATGCCGACATGGCGAGCCTGCGTCTTGAAGTCGGCGACATCTTGTTTGTCGAAGGAAACGGAAGTCGCGCCGAGCTTGGCCGGGTGGCGCTCTGGAACGGCGAGATCACGGACTGTGTTCACCAAAACCACATCATCAAAGCCCGGCCGCAACAGTCCCTTCTGCTGCCGGAGTTCGCCATGGCGTGGTTCAACAGCGAGGCCGGCCGCGATCACTTCTTCAAGTCTGGCAAGACCACCAGCGGATTAGGAACGATCAACTCGAGCGTCATTCGGACAGCCCCGATTCCCCTGCCGTCCATTGCAGTTCAGAAGGCCCTGATTTCGGAGTTGAGTGCGGCTGACACGAGTGCGCAGGCGAAGCGCTCTGAGGCCGCCACTCTGCGTCAATCTGCCTGGGCCGCGTTCGAATCGGCGCTTTTTGTGCCCGCTGAGCCAAGCTAA